ACAAGTCGAGGGTGATCTTGCCTTGAGCCGGTTTACCGGCCGCGATCCGCACCTCGGCCGATTCCAGCCCATGGTCAACGGCGTTGCGCAGCATGTGTTCCAGCGGCGCGGCCATGCGCTCGAGGACATTGCGGTCCATCTCGCCTTCGGCGTTGCCGACGATGAACTCCACATCCTTGCCCAGCTCGCTGGAAACCTGACGGACGATGCGCTTCAAACGCGGCAGCATTCGCTCGAACGGCACCATGCGCGTGCGCATCAGGCCTTCCTGCAATTCGGTGTTGATGCGGCCCTGCTGTTGCAGCAGGTTTTCCGCATCCTGATTGCGCCGGTCGAGGGTTTCCTTGAGGTCAAGCAGGTCGGAGGCGGACTCGAACAATGCCCGCGACAGCTGTTGCAACTGCGAGTGACGGTCCATCTCCAGCGGGTCGAACTCTTCATAACCCAGGCGCTCGGCCTCGACTTGCTGACGGCTGAGAATCCGCCCCTGGGTTTCGGTATCGAGGCGGCGCAACTGGTCGCGCATGCGCTCGATGGTGGTTTCCATTTCGCTCAGGGCCACCCGTGCATCGTTGACCTGTTGTTCGATACGGCCACGGAAGATCGAAGTCTCCCCGGCCAGGTTGACCAGGTCGTCGAGCAACTCCGCCGAGACCTTGACCGTGTCGGCGCCTTCGGGTTGCAACGCGGCTGGCTCGGCTTTGGGCGCTGCGGGCATCGCCACCGGTGTCGGTGTTTCGGGCACCGCCGGGTGGCTGAAATTCTTGATCGCCTCGATCAGCTGATCGGCCGGTGGAAGTGGCTGACCGGCGCGGGTGGCGTCGAGCATCTGCGCCAGTCGGTCATGGCTGCTTTGCAACAGCGTGAACAGCGCCGCGGTCGGTTGCAGCGCGCCAGCGGACAAGCCTTCGTAGAGGAATTCCAGCTCATGGGCCAGGTCGCCGATCGGCGCGATCTCCACCATTCGCGCGCCACCCTTGAGGGTATGCAGGTCGCGCAGCAGGGTTTCCACTTCTTGACGATTCGATGGTTCGGCCTGCCAGCGCAACAATGCTGCGCCGGAGTTTTCGATGATGTCGAAACCTTCTTCGAGGAAGATTTCCAGAAGCTCGGGATCATGCCCCGGCGAGTCGTTGCTGGCCGCCGGTTCGATCACCTCGGCACTGCCGGCATTACCCAGACGAAACTCACGAATGGCCTCGATCAATTCGCCCGGATCGCCCAACGGACGGTTGTGCTGCAACTGTTCGAGGAACACGGCCAGTCGGTCATGGCTCTGTTGCAGCAACTGCGCCAGCGCTTCGCTGTGGCAGTAACGGCGGTCCACCAGGCCTTCATAAAGGCTTTCCAGCTCATGGGCCAGATCGCCGACCGGCTCGACCTCGGCCATCCGCGCACCGCCCTTGAGGGTGTGCAAATCGCGCTGTAAAGACAGTAGCGGCGCGGCGTTTTCCGGGTCGCTCAACCAGCGTTGCAAGGCCTGGCCGGCGCTTTCAAGGATATCCACCGCTTCCTCAAGAAAGATCGAAACGATTTCGTCGTCCAGATCCACCTCAGTCGCGGCCTGCTCCAGCTCGGCCGTGGCGCCGCCCAGTTCTCGAATACTCAGGGTGCGGCTGCCATCACTGCGAATCAGGCCCATGGCGGATGGGTCGAGACTCTCATCCAGCAAGTCGCGCAAGGCCCGCACCCGCGGCGGTTGCGCAGTGACTTCCTGGCCGGCAGCCAGTTCATCGAGCATGTTGATCAGCGCTTCGTGGGCACTTTGTGCCTCGTGGAAAAACCTGTCGCTGACCGCCAGGCTGCTTTCTTCCACAGCGCCATAGAGATCGAGCAAGGCTTCACAGAGCTCGTCCACCGGATGCAGGTCGGCCAGGTGCGCGCCTTCGCCGAGGGTGGTCAATTCGTCCAGCAGCGCGCTGAGTTCCTGGCGCTCGCCGGGATGCTGCTGCCAGCGCTGCAACAGGCTTTCGGCGTCCAGCAGGATGTCCATGCCCTGGGCGAGGAAGTTGTTGATCAGTTGCGGGTCGCGTTTGATCCGCAGCCCCGTGCCGGGCGCGCTCGACAGACTTTGCAGATGTTCGGCCAGCAATGTCCGGGTGCGTTCAATCAACGAACGGGCGCCGGGGATTTCGGCCAGCGGGTCGCTCTTGAGCTGTCGCAGCCCCAGGCGGAACAAGCCTTCGGCCTCCAGCAGCAACTCGACTTCGTCCAGGTCGAGGGCAATCCGGTGCGCCTTGTACTCCCGGGCCAGTTGATCCAGCGACGCCGCCAGCTCGGCAATCGGCAGCACGCCGGCCATCGACGCGCTGCCCTTGAGGGTGTGCAAGGCTCGCTGCAACTCGTCGCTGGCCTGCAGCGGTACGTGCTCGGCGGCCTGATCGAGGAAGCGATTGAGGCTGTTCAAATGGGTTTCGGCTTCGTTGCGGAAGATCTCCAGCAACAGCGGATCGAGCGCCGCGACATCCTGCGCGTCCTCATCGGACAGCGGTTCATAACCCTTGGCGAGGGCATGGGCGCGGGCGGCCAATTGATCGACATCGTTGCGCTGGCGCTGGGCGTTGGCGGCGAACTCGGCCACCAGTTCCGGTAGCAACTTCAGCGCGTCGCCCACCAGTTGCTGCACTGCAGGCAAAGGTGCAACGCTGTGTTCAAGCACGCGGTTGAGCAGGTTTTCCACCGCCCAGGCCAGCTCGCCCAGCACCAACGCGCGGACCATCCGGCCACTGCCCTTGAGGGTGTGGAAGGCGCGGCGTAATTCACTCAAAACCGATGTGCTGTCGGGATTGGCCGACCAGCGCGGCAGGTACTCCCGGAGGATTTCCAGAACCTCGTCGGTTTCTTCGAGGAAGACTTCCCGCAGTTCATCGTCCACCGGTTGTTCATCGGCGGGCGGCGGCAACAGACTACCGGGCATCGTCAGTGCCGGCGGGTTGACGGACGACACCGGGCTGGCCAGTACATCGGCCAACGACTGGACGGTTTCGGGGTCGTCCAGCTCCTGCATGTCCTGCATCACCAGGGCTTCACTGGGGCTGAGCACATCCTCAAGCTTCGGCACGTGCTGTTCGCTGGGGAAACAGCCGAGTGCGGCCAGGCCTTTTTCCGCAACGTCGAGCAGTTGTTCACCGGGCGCTTCGGGGTCGTCGCTGAGGCGCTCCAGGTAATACTCGATGCTGGTGATGACGTCAGCCAGGCTGTCCAGTTGCTGCCAGCCGGGCTGCCCCGGGTCCACCAATAGATGCTCGCGGATGAAACCGTTACAGGCCTCGACCAGGCTCGCCGCGCGGGCCAACGGAATCATCGCCAGCGCACCGCGCACTTGGGTCAGCAATGCCGGCAACGGTTGCAAATGCTGACGGTCCCAGTCGGCGTCGATGTAGTCGACGATCATGTCCTTGGCCTGCTGCAGGCAGATGCGCGCTTCCTTGATCACGATCTGGTGGATCTGCGTCAGGTCGGTGGTCGGCAGACGGCTGTCTTCCTGGCTTTCCGGCTCCACGGTGCCGACCATGCCGGCCAGGGTCGCTTCGACGTAGAGCAAGGCCCCGGCGACGTCCATGAGGGTCGCGTCGTTAGGTTCGCGCTGGCCCTGGGCGAGGCTCAGCACCACCGCCAGTTGATCGATGATGACCTTGCGCGGCTGGCCGAAACCGAGCACCGCCAGGGTGTCGGCGATTTGCCGCAGCGGCGCCAGCAGGCTTTCGAGGTCCGAGGTGTGCTGGCGGTCGCTGCGCACGAACAGGTCCAGGCGCTCCTTGACCCGCACCAGCTCTTCGCACAACGCCGCCAATACCGAACGCATGGCATCGCGATCAGGGCCGGCCAGCCTCGCCCGTTCTTCATCGACCATCGCACTGTCGGGTAGCGCGTCGTCCAGTGAGTAGCGATCTTTCATGGTCAGCATCTGCCCGGTGGGGTGTTCGGCCTTGGCAATATAGAACAACAAACTCTTGAGCAGCTCTGGCGGTGCTGGTTGATTGATCGCGGGCATGCCTTGCTCGAGCAGACGCTTGAGCTCTTTGTCGGCCTCCTTGAACAGGCTGCGCAACGCGGGGCTATTGGCGATCGAGCCATTGCGCATGCCTTCGACCAGCGCCGAAGCGACGTGCCATAACGGGCTCAGCGGCGCATTGCCGCACAGCCCTTCAAGGCGTGCAAAAACCCTGGCCAGGTAAGCCAAGTGGGTTTCGTCATCCTGCTCACGCAGCAAGCCGACCAGCGCCATCTGCAGCATTTGCCGCAACTTGCGCAGCACATTCGGCAAGTCGGACGGCTCCAGCAGCGCCAGGGCTTCTTCGCTCAGGGGCGGCAGTTCCGGCAGTTGCGGGCTGAACAGGCTGGTTTCCGACAACAGGCTTTCGCCACGGGCACTGCGCAGATCGTTGATCAGCGGCAACACCACCAGCGGCAGGTCACGCCGGGCGCCCTGCACCCGGTCGAGGTAAGTCGGCAATTGTCCCAGGGCATGCAGCAGCAAACGAATGGCCTCGTCGCGATGGCTGATGCGGTTCTGCTGCAAGGCGCTGGTCAGTTGCTCGATCTCTTCGGCGAGCAGCGCCGCGCCGTAGAACTCGACCATCTGCAAACTGCCGTGCACCTGATGGACACAGGCCAGGCACTCACTCAGCGCGTGCGTCGCCTGCGGGTCGTCGATCAGGGTTTCGATCGCCCGATGAGCCTGCTTCAGCGTTTCGGCAATCTCGCCCTTGACCCATTCGAGGGCCACATAGTCGTGCCGATCACCCATAACTACTCCAATCAAATGCATACGCCCTGAGGCGGTTCAAGCGTTGTCCGCAGCTTGCGCAGGCTTGGCCGGCAAGGTGAAACCGGACACCGAACGCCGCAGCTGGCTGGCCATTTTCGCCAGGTTGCCAATGCTCTCGGCAGTGGCGGTGGAGCCGGACGAGGTCTGCGTGGTGATCTGCTGGATCACGTTCATCGTCAGGGAAATCTGGCCGGCCGAAGACGTCTGTTGCTGCGCGGCGTTGGAAATACTCTGGATCAATGCCGCGAGGGTCTTCGATACGCCTTCGATTTCTTCCAGGGCCACTCCGGCATCCTGCGCCAGACGCGCGCCGCGCACCACTTCGGTGGTGGTCTGCTCCATGGAAATCACCGCTTCGTTGGTGTCGGTCTGAATTGCCCGCACCAGCGTTTCGATCTGCCGGGTCGCCGCGGACGAGCGCTCGGCCAGCCGCTGTACTTCGTCGGCCACCACCGCAAAACCGCGCCCGGCGTCACCGGCCATGGACGCCTGAATGGCCGCGTTGAGGGCGAGGATGTTGGTCTGATCGGCAATGTCATCGATCAGGCTGACAATGTCGCCGATTTCCTGAGAAGACTCACCGAGGCGCTTGATGCGCTTGGCGGTGTCCTGGATCTGCTCGCGAATATTGTCCATGCCGTGGATGGTGTTGTGCACCACTTCGTTGCCCTTGTTGGCAATTTCCACCGAGCGCTCGGCCACCGCTGAGGATTCGGCGGCATTGGCCGAGACCTGATCGATGGACTCGGCCATGTCGTTGATCGCCATGGAGGCTTCGGAAATCTGCTGCGCCTGATGCTCCGAGGCCTGGGCCAGGTGCATCGCGGTGGCCTGGGTTTCCTGCACGGCGGCGGCGACCTGGCCGGCGGTGAGGTTGATGGTCGCCACCAGATCGCGCAACTGGTCGACGGAATAGTTGATCGAGTCGGCGATGGTCCCGGTGAAGTCTTCGGTCACCGAGGCGGTCACGGTCAGGTCACCGTCGGCCAGGTCTTCAATTTCGTCCAGCAGGCGCATGATCGCGCTCTGATTGCGCTCGTTCTTCTCAGCGGTTTCACGCAACTGACGGTTGGTTTCGCGCACCATCACCAGGCCAATGAGAATGATCGACATCAACGCGAGCAAACCCAGCACGTAGCCGCCGATGGTATCGGTGTTGCGCCCGCCGGCGAGGTTTTCGAAACGGCTGGCCAAGTGCGAAGCTTCATCGAGCAGGGTTTGCGACAGGGTAAAAATGTTGCTGGCCGATTCGCGGACCTTGAACAGCTCCGGCGAGGTTTCGAGGATTTCGTCCACCGAGCCCGACACGAATTCAAATAGCTCGGAAATCTCGGTCAACCGGGCACGGGCATCGCGGTCTTCGACCTGGCTGATTTTCAGGGCCGCATTGCCTTGAAGCATGCCGTTGAGTACCTGGCCGAAACGCGCCGCGTCGCGACCGAAGGCGTCGGCGGCCTGCTGCGAGTTTTCGTCGCCGGACAGCACGGTGTTCACTGCACCGAGAATCCGCTCGGCCAGCAGCGACTGACGCTGGGCCATCGCCACCTGAGCGGCCGGGGCGCCACGTTGCAGGAGGGTTTCGACGACCTTTTCGTACTCGACCTGCAATTGCGGCACGGTTTCGGCCAGCGTCGCGGCGACTTGATGCAATGACAACACGGTCTGTTCGCTGGAGAGAATGGCGTCGGTGTTTTTCAGCAGCCGCTCCCAATCCAGCTGTACCGCGCGCATTTCCGGGCGCACGGTGGACGGTGCCGGCGGCAGGCCGGTGGAGGGATCGCCTTTCTTCAGATAGCCCCAACGCAGGGCGAAGTCGTTGCGCGCATCGCTGAGCAACTTGAACGCCGCGGCCTTGCCAGCGGCGGCTTCGGTGGCGTTCTTGGCGATGCGTTGCGACAGCACCCGCAGCTCACCGGCGTGGCCGATGTACTGCTTGTCGTAATTCGCCTGGGTGTTGAGGTACGCGAAGTTGGCGAACAGCAGCATGATGAAGATGATCAGCGCGATGAACAGCACGATGATCTGCGACCGGCTGCGCGACCCTTCCGGCGTACCTGCGTTTGCTTTAATCATCGGTCCTCGCCTGTCCTGCCCAATTCAACCTACTCCCCGGCTACAGCGCTACATTCATGAAACCTTGCGACTGCGCCAACGCAAACGGGCTGAACACCTGCCAATTCTGTTCACGCTGAAAGCGGCCTTTGACGAACGGCGCGATCGGCCCCTGCAGCTCGTCCATGGGCACCGGCTCCAGGCTGTCCTGGGCAAAGTGCTGCAAGCCGAAGACCTCATCGACCAGCAACCCGGCGAACACGTCGTTGTGCTCCACCACCAGTATCCGCCGCTGCTTGCGCAGGGCCGACAGTTCATGGCCGGCCTCATAACCATAAAAGAAGCCGTACACATCCATGATCGGCAGCAGCCGCCCACGCAGGTTCGCTACGCCCTTGACCCAGGGCTTGACCCCCGGCATTTGGGTAACGCGCGGTTCGTGCAGGACTTCGCTGACTTCGCCCATGGGCGCGACGTACCCGTGCTCGCCCAAGCGAAAACCGATGCCGCTCCAGCTGTCCTGTCGAGTCGGCTGGGACGGCAGGTCCGCCGCCAGCAGACGACAACGTTGATCAATCTGCAGCAGCAGTTCGAAGGCCGTCAGCGACTCGGTCATGGCCGGACGATCAACCGGCCAGCACGTTGTTCAGCGTCTTGATCAGGGTGTCTTCATCGACCGGTTTGGTCAGGTAGTCCTTGGCGCCCTGGCGCGTGCCCCAGACTTTGTCGGTTTCCTGATCCTTGGTGGTGATGATGATCACCGGGATGTGCCCGGTTTCCGGGTCTTTGGTCAGCTGACGGGTCGCCTGGAAACCGTTGAGGCCGGGCATGACGATGTCCATCAGTACCGCGTCGGGTTTTTCCTGGCGGGCCAGGGCCACGCCGTCGGCGCCGTTTTCGGCTTTCAACACTTCATGACCGTGCTTTTCGAGCATGCCGGTCAGTTTGTACATTTCGGTCGGCGAATCATCGACGATCAGAATACGTGCCATGGTCTTCCCCATTCTTGTCGACGCAAGGCCCACTGGCCGAGCGTCACTGTGCGTGTCCTACTGCGGCGAAACGACAGCAAAGCCCGGTACGTGGGCCTGAATCGCGTTCAGCAGTTCTTCCTTGCTGAAAGGCTTGGTCAAAAACTGGTCGGAGCCGACGATCCGCCCCTTGGCCTTGTCGAACAACCCGTCCCTGGACGACAGCATAATCACTGGCGTGGACTTGAACGCACTGTTGTTCTTGATCAACGCGCAGGTCTGATAGCCATCCAGACGCGGCATCATGATGTCGACAAAGATGATGCCTGGGTGATTGTCGGCAATCTTGGCCAGGGCATCGAAACCATCGATTGCGGTGATGACTTCACAGCCCACGTTTTTCAACAGCGTTTCGGCGGTGCGACGAATCGTTTTCGAATCATCGATCACCATGACCTTCAAGGCGCTGGAATGCTGTTCCATAGGGGCTCTACCGTCGCCTTTGTGAATCAATTTGTCCGTTTGCGGCCCGAAACCCTTGATACTCAAGGGCCAAGACGGCATGGCAGCCTTTTTAGCACAGTCTCCCCGTCCAATCTATCGGGTGACCTGTGCGGTGGTTTTTCCTTGACCGGGAACCCACTCAGCGCCACTCTGACGCCACTTTTTCATCGCACTTTCCACCCCAATTTCGAGGAAAACCCCATGAGCGTTCGCGTCGGGATTGTCATGGATCCTATCGCCAGCATCTCCTATAAAAAGGATAGCTCGCTGGCCATGCTGTTGGCCGCGCAAAAGCGTGGCTGGGAACTGTTCTATATGGAACAGCGCGATTTGTATCAGGCCGAGGGCCAGGCGCGCGCGCGGATGCGTCCGCTGAAAGTCTTCGCCGACCCGCACAAGTGGTTCGAGCTGGGCGCCGAATCCGACGCACTGCTGAGCGACCTGGACGTGATTCTGATGCGCAAGGATCCGCCGTTCGACATGGAGTTCGTCTACTCCACTTACCTGCTGGAGCAAGCCGAGAACGCTGGCGTGCTGGTGGTCAACAAGCCGCAAAGCCTGCGTGACTGCAACGAGAAGCTGTTCGCCACGCTGTTCCCGCAGTGCACGCCGCCGACCATCGTCAGCCGTCGCCCGGACGTGTTGCGTGAATTCGCCGACCATCACGGTGACGTGATCCTCAAGCCGCTGGACGGCATGGGCGGTTCGTCGATCTTCCGTCATACCGCCGGCCACCCGAACCTGTCGGTGATTCTTGAAACCCTGACCCTGCATGGCAAACAGCAGATCATGATCCAGGGCTACCTGCCGGCGATCGTTGATGGCGACAAGCGCATCCTGATGATCGACGGCGAGCCTGTGGATTATTGCCTGGCGCGGATTCCGGCAGCAGGCGAAACCCGTGGCAACCTCGCCGCCGGTGGCCGTGGCGAAGCCCGACCGCTGACCGAGAAAGATCGCTGGATCGCCGCGCAAGTCGGCCCGACCCTGCGCGAGAAGGGCTTGCTGTTCGTCGGTCTCGACGTGATCGGTGAGCACCTGACCGAAATCAACGTCACCAGCCCGACCTGCATTCGCGAGATCGATAACGCGTTCGGCACCGACATCGGCGGCCAGTTGATGGATGCCATCGATCAGAAGCTCAAGGCTCGTTGATCGAGAACAGCCAAGAGACAACCAACATTGCGTTATCATCGCCGGCCTGTAAAAAACGCGATGTTGGTTTTCTTGTCATGACACTCCCGTCCGATCTGCCCCCTGAACTCGCCCATCGTGGCGTGCGCCCGGCTGATCGCCTCGGTTTTACCCTGTTTCTCGCGGCGCTGATTCACCTGGCCTTGCTGTTGGGCGTCGGGTTCACCATGGTCGAACCCAAGCAAATCAGCAAAACCCTGGAAATCACCCTCGCCACCTTCAAAAGCGAAACCAAGCCGAAAAAAGCCGATTTCCTCGCTCAAGAGAATCAGCAAGGCAGCGGCACCCTGGATAAAAAGGCCATTCCAAAGACCACCGAGGTCGCGCCCTTCCAGGACAACAAGGTGCAGACGGTCACTCCGCCGCCAACCGCCAAACCCCAAGTGCAGGAAGCCGCGCCCAAGGCCGCCGTGACGACTGTCGCGCCGAAGCCGAAAAAAGCCGCGACCAAGCAGGAAGACGTCAAGACCGAGACCAAGCCCAAGGTCGAAGCACCGACCTTCGACAGCTCACAGTTGTCCAGCGACATCGCCAGCCTGGAAGCGGAACTGGCCAACGAGCAACAGCTGTACGCCAAACGCCCGCGCATCCACCGCTTGAGCGCCGCGTCGACCATGCGCGACAAAGGTGCCTGGTACAAGGATGAATGGCGCAAGAAGGTCGAGCGCATTGGCAACCTCAACTACCCCGACGAGGCCCGACGCAAACAGATTTATGGCAATTTGCGCCTGATGGTCTCGATCAATCGCGACGGCTCGCTGTATGAAGTATTGGTGCTGGAATCGTCCGGCCAACCGCTGCTGGATCAGGCGGCGCAGCGCATCGTGCGGCTGGCCGCGCCGTTCGCACCGTTTACCGGGGATCTGTCGGACATCGACCGCCTGGAAATCATCCGCACCTGGAGGTTTGCGCGCGGGGACCGGTTGTCCAGTAATTAGCCGGAAGATTTGCAGTGATCGAGCCAATGTCTTCGCGGGCAAGCCCGGATCAAAAAGACACCTGCACAGGCATTTCCTGTGCATCCTCAGCTTGTCAGTTCGCCCCTCCAACGCCACACTAGCGCTCATGAAGAACGTCAGCCCCAGCTACCTCAAGCATCACTTCCTGATCGCCATGCCCCACATGGCCGACCCGAACTTTGCGCACACCTTGACCTACATCGTCGAGCACACGGCCAATGGTGCCATGGGGCTGGTGGTCAACCGTCCGCAGGACCTGAACCTGGCCGATATCCTCGAGCAATTGCGCCCCGATATCGAACCGCCAGTGCTCTGCCAGCACGTGCCGATCTTTATCGGCGGCCCGGTGCAAACCGATCGCGGCTTTGTCCTGCACCCGTCGGGAAAAACCTATCAGGCTACCGTTGATCTGGATGGCGAGTTGTCGCTGTCGACCTCCCAGGACGTGCTGTTCGCCATCGCCGATGGCGTCGGCCCCGCGAAAAGTTTGATCACCCTCGGCTATGCCGGTTGGGAAGCCGGGCAACTGGAAGCCGAACTGGCCGACAACGCCTGGCTGACTTGCC
The Pseudomonas sp. GR 6-02 genome window above contains:
- a CDS encoding YqgE/AlgH family protein, whose translation is MKNVSPSYLKHHFLIAMPHMADPNFAHTLTYIVEHTANGAMGLVVNRPQDLNLADILEQLRPDIEPPVLCQHVPIFIGGPVQTDRGFVLHPSGKTYQATVDLDGELSLSTSQDVLFAIADGVGPAKSLITLGYAGWEAGQLEAELADNAWLTCPFHADILFNTSSELRLEAAAKHLGINLSLLTSQAGHA
- a CDS encoding energy transducer TonB, with protein sequence MTLPSDLPPELAHRGVRPADRLGFTLFLAALIHLALLLGVGFTMVEPKQISKTLEITLATFKSETKPKKADFLAQENQQGSGTLDKKAIPKTTEVAPFQDNKVQTVTPPPTAKPQVQEAAPKAAVTTVAPKPKKAATKQEDVKTETKPKVEAPTFDSSQLSSDIASLEAELANEQQLYAKRPRIHRLSAASTMRDKGAWYKDEWRKKVERIGNLNYPDEARRKQIYGNLRLMVSINRDGSLYEVLVLESSGQPLLDQAAQRIVRLAAPFAPFTGDLSDIDRLEIIRTWRFARGDRLSSN
- the gshB gene encoding glutathione synthase is translated as MSVRVGIVMDPIASISYKKDSSLAMLLAAQKRGWELFYMEQRDLYQAEGQARARMRPLKVFADPHKWFELGAESDALLSDLDVILMRKDPPFDMEFVYSTYLLEQAENAGVLVVNKPQSLRDCNEKLFATLFPQCTPPTIVSRRPDVLREFADHHGDVILKPLDGMGGSSIFRHTAGHPNLSVILETLTLHGKQQIMIQGYLPAIVDGDKRILMIDGEPVDYCLARIPAAGETRGNLAAGGRGEARPLTEKDRWIAAQVGPTLREKGLLFVGLDVIGEHLTEINVTSPTCIREIDNAFGTDIGGQLMDAIDQKLKAR
- a CDS encoding chemotaxis protein CheW, which produces MTESLTAFELLLQIDQRCRLLAADLPSQPTRQDSWSGIGFRLGEHGYVAPMGEVSEVLHEPRVTQMPGVKPWVKGVANLRGRLLPIMDVYGFFYGYEAGHELSALRKQRRILVVEHNDVFAGLLVDEVFGLQHFAQDSLEPVPMDELQGPIAPFVKGRFQREQNWQVFSPFALAQSQGFMNVAL
- a CDS encoding methyl-accepting chemotaxis protein, whose amino-acid sequence is MIKANAGTPEGSRSRSQIIVLFIALIIFIMLLFANFAYLNTQANYDKQYIGHAGELRVLSQRIAKNATEAAAGKAAAFKLLSDARNDFALRWGYLKKGDPSTGLPPAPSTVRPEMRAVQLDWERLLKNTDAILSSEQTVLSLHQVAATLAETVPQLQVEYEKVVETLLQRGAPAAQVAMAQRQSLLAERILGAVNTVLSGDENSQQAADAFGRDAARFGQVLNGMLQGNAALKISQVEDRDARARLTEISELFEFVSGSVDEILETSPELFKVRESASNIFTLSQTLLDEASHLASRFENLAGGRNTDTIGGYVLGLLALMSIILIGLVMVRETNRQLRETAEKNERNQSAIMRLLDEIEDLADGDLTVTASVTEDFTGTIADSINYSVDQLRDLVATINLTAGQVAAAVQETQATAMHLAQASEHQAQQISEASMAINDMAESIDQVSANAAESSAVAERSVEIANKGNEVVHNTIHGMDNIREQIQDTAKRIKRLGESSQEIGDIVSLIDDIADQTNILALNAAIQASMAGDAGRGFAVVADEVQRLAERSSAATRQIETLVRAIQTDTNEAVISMEQTTTEVVRGARLAQDAGVALEEIEGVSKTLAALIQSISNAAQQQTSSAGQISLTMNVIQQITTQTSSGSTATAESIGNLAKMASQLRRSVSGFTLPAKPAQAADNA
- a CDS encoding Hpt domain-containing protein — its product is MGDRHDYVALEWVKGEIAETLKQAHRAIETLIDDPQATHALSECLACVHQVHGSLQMVEFYGAALLAEEIEQLTSALQQNRISHRDEAIRLLLHALGQLPTYLDRVQGARRDLPLVVLPLINDLRSARGESLLSETSLFSPQLPELPPLSEEALALLEPSDLPNVLRKLRQMLQMALVGLLREQDDETHLAYLARVFARLEGLCGNAPLSPLWHVASALVEGMRNGSIANSPALRSLFKEADKELKRLLEQGMPAINQPAPPELLKSLLFYIAKAEHPTGQMLTMKDRYSLDDALPDSAMVDEERARLAGPDRDAMRSVLAALCEELVRVKERLDLFVRSDRQHTSDLESLLAPLRQIADTLAVLGFGQPRKVIIDQLAVVLSLAQGQREPNDATLMDVAGALLYVEATLAGMVGTVEPESQEDSRLPTTDLTQIHQIVIKEARICLQQAKDMIVDYIDADWDRQHLQPLPALLTQVRGALAMIPLARAASLVEACNGFIREHLLVDPGQPGWQQLDSLADVITSIEYYLERLSDDPEAPGEQLLDVAEKGLAALGCFPSEQHVPKLEDVLSPSEALVMQDMQELDDPETVQSLADVLASPVSSVNPPALTMPGSLLPPPADEQPVDDELREVFLEETDEVLEILREYLPRWSANPDSTSVLSELRRAFHTLKGSGRMVRALVLGELAWAVENLLNRVLEHSVAPLPAVQQLVGDALKLLPELVAEFAANAQRQRNDVDQLAARAHALAKGYEPLSDEDAQDVAALDPLLLEIFRNEAETHLNSLNRFLDQAAEHVPLQASDELQRALHTLKGSASMAGVLPIAELAASLDQLAREYKAHRIALDLDEVELLLEAEGLFRLGLRQLKSDPLAEIPGARSLIERTRTLLAEHLQSLSSAPGTGLRIKRDPQLINNFLAQGMDILLDAESLLQRWQQHPGERQELSALLDELTTLGEGAHLADLHPVDELCEALLDLYGAVEESSLAVSDRFFHEAQSAHEALINMLDELAAGQEVTAQPPRVRALRDLLDESLDPSAMGLIRSDGSRTLSIRELGGATAELEQAATEVDLDDEIVSIFLEEAVDILESAGQALQRWLSDPENAAPLLSLQRDLHTLKGGARMAEVEPVGDLAHELESLYEGLVDRRYCHSEALAQLLQQSHDRLAVFLEQLQHNRPLGDPGELIEAIREFRLGNAGSAEVIEPAASNDSPGHDPELLEIFLEEGFDIIENSGAALLRWQAEPSNRQEVETLLRDLHTLKGGARMVEIAPIGDLAHELEFLYEGLSAGALQPTAALFTLLQSSHDRLAQMLDATRAGQPLPPADQLIEAIKNFSHPAVPETPTPVAMPAAPKAEPAALQPEGADTVKVSAELLDDLVNLAGETSIFRGRIEQQVNDARVALSEMETTIERMRDQLRRLDTETQGRILSRQQVEAERLGYEEFDPLEMDRHSQLQQLSRALFESASDLLDLKETLDRRNQDAENLLQQQGRINTELQEGLMRTRMVPFERMLPRLKRIVRQVSSELGKDVEFIVGNAEGEMDRNVLERMAAPLEHMLRNAVDHGLESAEVRIAAGKPAQGKITLDLSREGGDIIFDICDDGAGVPLDAVRRKAIKRGLLAPDSDISDRDVLQFILQPGFSTAEKITQISGRGVGMDVVHEEVRQLGGTMSIDSTSGQGVHFRIRLPFTVSVNRALMVQCGEDQYAIPLNTIDGIVRVLPNELEGHYRLDPPSYEYAGQRYELCYLGDLLKTSTRPKLLGQSLPLPVLLVQCNERHVAVQVDAMAGTREIVVKSLGPQFAAVQGLSGATILGDGRVVLILDLLAPIRAMQAQVPQRPVTQDVEPEAQRPLLVLVVDDSVTVRKVTSRLLERHGMNVLTAKDGVDAMLLLEEHMPDLMLLDIEMPRMDGFEVATQVRADERLQHLPIIMITSRTGQKHRDRAMAIGVNDYLGKPYQESVLLDSIARWSKTHA
- the pilH gene encoding twitching motility response regulator PilH encodes the protein MARILIVDDSPTEMYKLTGMLEKHGHEVLKAENGADGVALARQEKPDAVLMDIVMPGLNGFQATRQLTKDPETGHIPVIIITTKDQETDKVWGTRQGAKDYLTKPVDEDTLIKTLNNVLAG
- the pilG gene encoding twitching motility response regulator PilG, with protein sequence MEQHSSALKVMVIDDSKTIRRTAETLLKNVGCEVITAIDGFDALAKIADNHPGIIFVDIMMPRLDGYQTCALIKNNSAFKSTPVIMLSSRDGLFDKAKGRIVGSDQFLTKPFSKEELLNAIQAHVPGFAVVSPQ